From the Campylobacter sp. CNRCH_2014_0184h genome, one window contains:
- a CDS encoding ATP-binding protein, which produces MKSFNTIVTTRTIKSDSSIMRLNPISEAIKNAIDAKATHIDICFEECESDGLFDNSISITIKDNGAGFNCFDDQYMQNRWTHYKGGDYIKNTLGGRSRGRYSYLKFVDFENECLSDIKIYTKYNNKSYSVIFQGENQNIGFSVKEEVANHTENFTTKLYIKRLGNKFINGNTIEQMIEKAKKEIIVEFSDKLLKGITLSINNIKINVEEYIEEQLEKEYELKNGQKISAYMVVWKNEIDLAIDKKHVFLFNIDNIPLGKIPSGCQKSIFNCHTVFLTSSCFEEDCEFIDINPNYKKIIEEAKNLYKPDLDKLLYKVWLKNADLMANKLAEESEFFKDETDKMIQEKIKEAYMVLSLPLLIKQHNINRSNASYFSNSLIGLISDNSYNTLENLELVFNLEKEDHEVFNYVRENVNILNLIKKYYNYISRLDFLQHFENLVLNEGKAETKERKELHKIIENNLWLFDEEYLNLDFFSDQSLKGIFNEIKLPINIDSENQLNTIPDIFIPRTKDNELILIELKAPKVEINSSILTDVFNKYITKILKSLSKQGSNIDYVKAICISSKKQEFTGSLTGDKYSINPMTWKEIISVRKKDLENHIKDVKSNLSLSKYKDLHNFKEKEIKMERVGNLKKI; this is translated from the coding sequence ATGAAAAGCTTTAATACCATAGTAACAACCAGAACAATCAAAAGTGATTCTAGTATTATGAGATTAAATCCAATTAGCGAAGCAATCAAGAATGCTATTGATGCAAAAGCAACTCATATTGATATTTGTTTTGAAGAGTGCGAAAGCGATGGTTTGTTTGATAATAGTATTTCTATCACCATTAAAGACAATGGGGCCGGCTTTAATTGTTTCGATGATCAATATATGCAAAATAGATGGACGCATTATAAAGGTGGAGATTATATTAAAAATACTTTAGGAGGAAGAAGCAGAGGCCGATATTCTTATCTTAAGTTTGTTGATTTTGAAAATGAATGTTTGAGTGATATTAAAATATATACAAAATATAACAATAAAAGTTATAGCGTTATCTTTCAAGGTGAAAATCAGAATATAGGATTTAGCGTCAAAGAAGAAGTTGCAAATCACACAGAAAATTTTACAACGAAATTATATATCAAAAGACTAGGAAATAAATTTATTAATGGCAATACAATAGAACAGATGATTGAAAAAGCAAAAAAAGAAATTATAGTTGAATTTTCAGATAAACTTCTAAAGGGTATAACTTTATCTATTAACAATATAAAAATTAATGTTGAAGAATATATAGAAGAACAACTGGAAAAAGAGTATGAATTAAAAAATGGACAAAAAATTAGTGCATATATGGTTGTTTGGAAAAATGAGATTGATTTGGCAATCGATAAAAAGCATGTTTTTTTATTTAATATTGATAACATTCCTCTTGGAAAAATACCATCTGGTTGTCAAAAATCAATATTTAACTGTCATACTGTATTTTTAACGAGTAGCTGTTTTGAAGAGGATTGTGAATTTATCGATATTAATCCTAACTATAAAAAAATTATAGAGGAAGCCAAGAATTTATATAAACCTGACTTAGATAAATTATTATATAAAGTTTGGCTTAAAAATGCAGATTTGATGGCTAATAAATTAGCAGAAGAGAGTGAATTTTTCAAAGATGAAACCGATAAAATGATACAAGAAAAAATTAAAGAAGCGTATATGGTTTTATCTTTGCCGTTGCTTATAAAACAACATAATATTAATCGCAGCAACGCATCATATTTTAGCAACTCGCTAATAGGATTAATTTCAGATAATTCTTATAATACACTTGAGAATTTGGAACTTGTTTTTAATTTAGAAAAAGAAGATCATGAAGTTTTTAATTATGTAAGAGAGAATGTTAATATTCTGAATCTAATAAAAAAATATTATAATTATATATCAAGACTTGATTTTTTACAGCATTTTGAAAATTTGGTATTAAACGAAGGGAAGGCAGAAACAAAGGAAAGAAAGGAGCTACATAAAATTATAGAAAATAATTTATGGTTGTTTGATGAAGAATATCTAAATCTTGATTTTTTTAGCGATCAATCATTAAAAGGAATTTTTAATGAAATAAAATTACCAATAAATATAGATAGTGAAAATCAATTAAATACAATTCCAGATATTTTTATACCTCGTACTAAGGATAATGAATTAATACTTATCGAGTTAAAAGCACCAAAAGTAGAAATAAATTCATCAATACTTACTGATGTGTTTAATAAATATATCACTAAAATTCTTAAATCATTATCAAAGCAAGGAAGTAATATTGATTATGTGAAGGCTATATGCATTTCATCAAAAAAGCAAGAATTTACAGGAAGCTTAACTGGAGATAAATATAGCATAAATCCAATGACTTGGAAAGAAATAATTAGTGTAAGAAAAAAAGACTTGGAAAACCACATAAAAGATGTTAAAAGTAATTTATCTTTATCAAAATATAAAGATCTTCACAATTTTAAAGAAAAAGAAATAAAAATGGAAAGGGTTGGCAATTTAAAAAAAATATAA